From Bacillus sp. FSL K6-3431, the proteins below share one genomic window:
- a CDS encoding HIT family protein: MTIDCVFCHPKLEPRQKILFSNEYCMFLQLEKAQIKGNQLEGAGLIVPKKHRETVFELTHDEWNATYTLLQDVRGYLDKMYHPQGYNLGWNCGEIGGQHIFHAHFHVLPRYVDEPLAGKGIRYMFKGPENKRMR, from the coding sequence ATGACCATTGATTGTGTATTTTGTCATCCAAAATTGGAACCAAGACAAAAGATTCTATTTAGTAATGAATATTGTATGTTTTTACAATTAGAAAAAGCTCAAATCAAAGGTAATCAATTGGAAGGGGCAGGACTAATAGTCCCGAAAAAACATAGAGAAACCGTATTTGAATTAACACATGATGAATGGAATGCAACATACACACTTCTTCAAGATGTGAGGGGATATTTAGACAAAATGTATCATCCTCAGGGATATAATCTTGGGTGGAATTGTGGTGAAATCGGCGGGCAACATATCTTCCATGCTCATTTTCATGTTTTGCCAAGGTATGTAGATGAACCACTTGCGGGTAAAGGTATACGATATATGTTTAAGGGCCCGGAAAATAAAAGAATGAGATAA
- a CDS encoding 8-oxo-dGTP diphosphatase produces the protein MDHIIHRFWTVVMIQDGDKVLLLNRQHDHFKGFIPPGGKVEFPEGFVEEAIREVREETGLEVSNLIFKGISEYVNPKAKVSYMMFNYLTKDFQGKLLENPPEGKLYWVKIDEVSDLPMQEDIRLRFHLFFEPGTFEIETV, from the coding sequence GTGGATCATATAATTCATAGGTTTTGGACTGTGGTGATGATACAAGATGGGGATAAAGTGTTGCTATTGAATAGACAACATGATCATTTTAAAGGTTTTATCCCACCAGGTGGAAAAGTGGAATTCCCGGAAGGTTTTGTGGAAGAGGCGATTCGAGAAGTAAGGGAAGAAACAGGTCTTGAGGTTAGTAATCTAATTTTTAAGGGCATTTCCGAATATGTTAATCCTAAAGCAAAAGTATCATATATGATGTTCAATTATTTAACCAAGGATTTTCAAGGTAAGCTGTTAGAAAATCCCCCAGAAGGAAAGCTGTATTGGGTGAAAATTGATGAAGTAAGCGATTTGCCGATGCAGGAAGATATTAGATTGCGATTTCATTTGTTTTTTGAACCAGGTACATTCGAAATTGAGACTGTTTGA
- a CDS encoding HAD hydrolase-like protein — protein MSLTMIFDMDGTLFQTNKILEISLDETFNYLRAKSLWEEQTPIEEYRKIMGVPLQVVWETLLPKHTNKIRAIVNMFFHEKLIENINVSNGGLYPNAKEILTYLKRNNYSIFIASNGLTEYLNAIVKYYNLDKWVTETFGIQQIQSQNKADLVHTIVKKYNIEKGAVIGDRLSDINAAKSNGLIAIGCNFDFAQEDELSQADEVIEDLIQLKNILALF, from the coding sequence ATGTCATTAACAATGATTTTCGATATGGATGGTACACTTTTTCAAACGAATAAGATATTAGAGATATCTCTTGACGAAACTTTTAATTATTTAAGGGCTAAAAGTTTATGGGAAGAACAGACACCCATTGAGGAATACCGTAAAATTATGGGAGTCCCATTACAGGTAGTCTGGGAAACTTTACTACCAAAACATACAAATAAGATCCGAGCAATTGTAAATATGTTTTTTCATGAGAAATTAATTGAAAATATTAATGTTAGTAATGGTGGATTATATCCGAATGCGAAGGAAATACTTACTTATCTAAAAAGGAATAATTATTCAATTTTTATAGCGAGCAATGGTTTAACAGAATATTTAAATGCGATTGTAAAATATTATAATCTAGATAAATGGGTTACTGAGACATTTGGCATCCAACAAATACAATCACAAAATAAAGCTGATTTGGTTCACACTATCGTGAAAAAATATAATATAGAAAAAGGTGCTGTAATCGGTGATAGGCTATCTGATATTAATGCTGCAAAATCTAATGGGTTGATAGCCATTGGATGCAATTTTGATTTCGCTCAAGAAGATGAACTGTCTCAAGCTGATGAGGTTATTGAAGATTTAATACAATTGAAAAATATTCTAGCATTATTTTAA
- a CDS encoding GNAT family N-acetyltransferase, whose amino-acid sequence MDSYTFGAFEGLHLVGVITLVKEKLLKLRHRANIVAMYVSPENRGLGIGKSLMLRAIKKANDLEGIEQINLTVVSINKSARSLYSSLGFEVFGIEKSALKFRNTYFDEAHMVL is encoded by the coding sequence ATTGACTCATATACTTTCGGTGCATTCGAAGGCTTGCACCTTGTTGGAGTTATAACCCTAGTTAAAGAAAAACTATTAAAATTAAGGCATAGAGCAAATATTGTCGCGATGTATGTTTCTCCTGAGAATCGTGGTTTAGGGATTGGAAAGTCTTTGATGCTAAGAGCTATTAAAAAGGCTAACGATTTGGAAGGTATAGAGCAGATCAATTTAACGGTTGTTTCAATAAATAAGTCAGCAAGAAGTTTGTATTCTTCATTAGGCTTTGAAGTATTTGGTATTGAGAAAAGTGCATTAAAGTTCAGAAATACATATTTTGATGAGGCACATATGGTTTTGTAA
- the nspC gene encoding carboxynorspermidine decarboxylase, with the protein MNIDLKALPSPCYVVDEGLLIKNLEKLKSVADRTGSKILLAQKGFSMFSVYPLLGEYLQGVTSSSVLEARLGYEEMGKEVHTYAPAFSDTDFDEILSYSDHIVFNSFQQWNKFKGKVKSHPKQIECGLRINPEYSEIEVDMYNPCFAHSRFGVTLENFEPNQLDGIDGLHFHTMCEQNSDTLERTVQVVDEKFGKYFKKMKWINFGGGHHITRPDYDMETLIRSILYMKDKYGVDVYLEPGEAVALNTGFLVATVLDTIDNGMPIAILDTSAACHMPDVLEMPYRPEIIGAGMPNEKAHTYRFGGPTCLAGDVIGDYSFDQPLYPGDKLVFCDMAHYSMVKNNTFNGINLPSIVLNTVNDGVKVIKQFGFEDFRNRLS; encoded by the coding sequence TTGAACATTGATTTGAAGGCCCTACCCTCTCCATGCTATGTCGTTGATGAAGGGCTACTCATTAAAAATTTGGAAAAGCTAAAATCTGTTGCAGATCGTACAGGCAGTAAAATTCTCCTTGCACAGAAGGGTTTTTCTATGTTCTCTGTTTATCCATTACTTGGAGAATACTTACAAGGAGTAACTTCAAGCTCCGTACTAGAAGCAAGACTTGGTTATGAAGAAATGGGCAAGGAAGTTCACACATATGCCCCTGCGTTTTCAGATACCGATTTTGACGAAATCCTTTCTTATTCGGATCATATTGTGTTTAATTCTTTTCAGCAATGGAATAAGTTCAAGGGGAAAGTTAAAAGTCATCCGAAACAGATCGAATGCGGCCTTCGTATTAACCCGGAATACTCTGAAATCGAAGTTGATATGTACAATCCATGTTTTGCCCACTCTAGGTTTGGCGTCACATTAGAAAATTTTGAGCCGAACCAACTAGATGGAATAGACGGATTACATTTTCACACGATGTGCGAACAAAACTCTGATACGCTTGAGCGTACGGTTCAAGTTGTCGATGAGAAATTTGGAAAATATTTTAAAAAGATGAAATGGATCAACTTCGGAGGTGGGCATCATATCACTAGACCAGATTATGATATGGAAACACTTATTCGCTCGATCCTGTATATGAAGGATAAATACGGTGTTGATGTGTATCTAGAGCCTGGTGAAGCTGTCGCTCTAAATACTGGATTTCTTGTTGCGACCGTTTTAGATACGATCGATAATGGCATGCCGATTGCTATTTTAGATACGTCCGCAGCATGCCATATGCCTGATGTATTAGAAATGCCCTATCGTCCCGAAATCATCGGTGCGGGAATGCCCAATGAAAAGGCGCACACCTACAGATTTGGCGGACCTACTTGCCTTGCCGGTGATGTTATTGGTGATTATTCTTTCGATCAGCCTTTATATCCAGGTGACAAACTCGTGTTTTGTGATATGGCCCACTATTCAATGGTGAAAAACAATACATTTAATGGTATCAACTTACCTTCCATCGTTCTTAACACTGTAAACGATGGAGTCAAAGTCATTAAACAATTTGGGTTTGAAGATTTTAGAAATCGTTTATCTTAA
- a CDS encoding saccharopine dehydrogenase family protein, translating to MGKALIIGAGGVAGVVVHKCCQVPDVFEEICIASRTVSKCDALKAKLDSGRTKIQTAQVDADNVEELVELITRFQPDIVINVALPYQDLTIMDACLATGVDYVDTANYEPIDTAKFEYKWQWAYREKFEKAGITALLGSGFDPGVTGVFSAHAQKHHFDEIHSIDIVDANAGDHGYPFATNFNPEINIREITANGSYFENGEFIETEPMSIKRVYDLPEIGPKDIYLLHHEELESLAINIKGVNKIRFWMTFSESYLNHLKVLENVGMTSIEPINYEGKEIVPLQFLKAVLPDPASLGPRTKGKTNIGCIFQGVKDGKPKTYYVYNVCVHEECYAEVGSQAISYTTGVPAMIGAMMVMTGKWKKPGVYNIEEFNPDPFMDALNKYGLPWQESFDPKLID from the coding sequence ATGGGAAAAGCTTTAATTATTGGTGCTGGCGGAGTTGCCGGTGTAGTTGTGCATAAATGTTGTCAGGTTCCTGATGTGTTTGAAGAAATATGTATTGCAAGTCGTACTGTATCAAAATGTGATGCTTTAAAAGCAAAGCTAGACAGCGGCCGTACTAAAATTCAAACAGCTCAAGTTGATGCTGATAACGTGGAGGAACTCGTTGAATTAATCACTCGCTTCCAACCTGATATCGTTATTAACGTTGCGTTACCTTATCAAGATTTAACGATTATGGATGCATGTCTTGCTACTGGAGTCGACTATGTGGACACAGCTAACTATGAGCCCATTGATACGGCGAAATTTGAATATAAATGGCAATGGGCATATAGAGAAAAGTTTGAAAAGGCGGGAATTACTGCCCTACTTGGAAGTGGCTTTGATCCAGGTGTAACAGGTGTATTCTCTGCTCATGCACAAAAACATCATTTTGATGAAATTCATTCGATTGACATTGTCGATGCGAATGCAGGCGATCATGGCTATCCTTTTGCAACAAACTTCAATCCTGAAATTAACATTCGGGAAATAACGGCTAACGGAAGCTATTTTGAAAATGGCGAGTTTATCGAAACAGAACCAATGTCAATTAAACGCGTGTATGACCTACCCGAAATTGGACCAAAAGATATTTACTTACTTCATCATGAAGAATTAGAGTCTTTGGCAATCAATATTAAAGGTGTAAACAAAATTCGTTTTTGGATGACGTTCTCAGAAAGCTATTTAAACCATTTAAAGGTACTTGAAAACGTTGGAATGACTTCTATTGAACCAATCAACTATGAAGGAAAAGAGATTGTTCCGTTACAATTTTTAAAAGCCGTTCTACCAGATCCAGCATCCCTTGGACCTAGAACAAAAGGGAAAACAAATATCGGTTGTATTTTCCAAGGTGTGAAAGATGGAAAGCCGAAAACATATTATGTTTACAATGTGTGTGTCCATGAAGAATGCTATGCAGAAGTTGGCTCACAAGCGATATCCTATACAACTGGCGTGCCAGCGATGATTGGTGCGATGATGGTAATGACTGGGAAATGGAAGAAGCCAGGCGTTTATAATATTGAAGAGTTTAATCCAGATCCATTTATGGATGCACTTAACAAATACGGTCTACCGTGGCAAGAAAGCTTCGATCCTAAACTGATCGACTAA
- a CDS encoding GNAT family N-acetyltransferase: MQIRKLHFNEEPPMDLLLLADPSEKLVREYICRGDCFVIENNKQTIGVYVLLPTRPETVELVNIAVTESQQGKGIGKQLVMDAIQQAKIKGYKTIEIGTGNSGMGQLSLYQKCGFRMIGIDRDFFIRHYTEEIFENGIQCRDMVRLSQDL, translated from the coding sequence ATGCAGATTAGAAAATTACATTTTAATGAGGAACCCCCAATGGATTTACTGTTATTAGCTGATCCTTCTGAAAAACTTGTAAGGGAATACATATGCAGAGGAGATTGTTTTGTAATTGAGAACAATAAACAAACAATTGGTGTGTACGTTTTACTTCCTACTAGACCAGAAACAGTGGAATTAGTAAATATTGCAGTTACAGAGAGTCAACAAGGTAAAGGGATAGGTAAACAGTTGGTGATGGATGCGATTCAACAAGCTAAGATTAAAGGATACAAAACAATTGAAATTGGCACTGGAAATTCGGGTATGGGACAATTATCTCTATATCAAAAATGTGGGTTTAGAATGATTGGTATTGATAGAGATTTTTTCATTAGGCACTACACAGAAGAAATTTTCGAGAACGGGATACAATGTCGAGATATGGTACGATTGTCTCAAGATTTATGA
- a CDS encoding NUDIX hydrolase — MFLVNVEAAVFNKDTWLIIKRSIKEEHAGGLLCLVGGTVEKEGNTKGILERTLKRELFEEVGVKVKDSMKFVRNTSFILDDGNEVIDIVFLCEFDHGKPFAKSPDEVDAVYWMTADEIYNHPNSPIWLKESTQEAEELRKKEKTDEVQ, encoded by the coding sequence ATGTTTTTAGTAAATGTTGAAGCAGCTGTTTTCAATAAGGATACTTGGCTGATTATTAAGCGAAGTATAAAAGAAGAACATGCTGGAGGACTTCTTTGTCTAGTTGGAGGTACAGTTGAAAAGGAGGGAAACACCAAAGGTATTTTGGAAAGAACGCTAAAAAGAGAACTGTTTGAAGAAGTAGGGGTAAAGGTAAAAGATTCTATGAAATTTGTTAGAAATACATCTTTTATACTGGACGATGGTAATGAGGTTATTGATATTGTTTTCCTCTGTGAATTTGATCATGGCAAACCTTTTGCTAAGAGTCCTGATGAAGTGGATGCTGTGTATTGGATGACTGCTGACGAAATATATAATCATCCAAATTCCCCTATCTGGTTAAAAGAAAGTACACAAGAAGCTGAGGAACTGCGTAAAAAAGAAAAAACGGATGAAGTTCAATAG
- a CDS encoding NUDIX hydrolase: protein MEKTKIYHRAFGVYGICLEDEKLLVINKKGGPYTNRYDLPGGSLEDAESLSIAMKREFSEETGLKIEIHKNIGVIDFMLPWEWKGFTDVHHIAVFYLVKHKSGSLTEPLQFEGQDSLGAVWVSIEDISVENASPLVLKAFEWVKNNNLGLDVESYKQWEVKKERKSK from the coding sequence TTGGAGAAAACAAAAATATATCACCGTGCTTTTGGTGTTTATGGTATTTGTTTAGAAGATGAAAAACTCTTGGTGATAAATAAAAAGGGTGGGCCTTATACAAATCGTTATGATCTTCCAGGGGGAAGTTTAGAAGACGCAGAAAGTTTATCCATTGCTATGAAAAGAGAATTTTCCGAAGAGACAGGTCTAAAAATTGAAATTCACAAAAACATCGGTGTAATCGATTTTATGCTCCCTTGGGAATGGAAAGGGTTTACTGATGTTCACCATATTGCTGTGTTCTATTTAGTTAAGCACAAAAGTGGTTCTTTAACAGAACCTCTGCAATTTGAGGGGCAAGACTCACTTGGAGCTGTATGGGTTTCAATAGAAGATATTTCAGTAGAAAATGCTTCTCCATTGGTTCTAAAAGCATTTGAATGGGTGAAAAATAATAACTTAGGTTTAGATGTGGAGAGCTATAAGCAGTGGGAAGTAAAAAAGGAACGGAAAAGTAAGTGA
- the speB gene encoding agmatinase has translation MLNKNIETFIGCDNEYEESKIVIFGAPFDSTTSFRPGTRFASKTMRSESFGIETYSPYQDKDLEDTTLFDGGDLELSFGNTSRALGQIEAFTDQVLADGKIPCMIGGEHLVTLGTVRSMVKQYPDLHVIQFDAHTDLRDDYLEESLSHATVIRRVWDLLGDDKIFQFGIRSGDRSEFKWGKGHVYTNKFNFNGLENVVEKLQGKPVYLTIDLDVLDPSVFPGTGTPEAGGVSFMELLNAILTVSNLNIVGCDVNELSPVYDQSGVSTAVACKVLRELLLAIESK, from the coding sequence ATGTTGAATAAAAATATAGAAACGTTTATTGGGTGTGACAATGAATACGAAGAATCAAAGATTGTTATTTTTGGTGCCCCCTTTGACTCTACTACTTCATTTCGCCCTGGGACACGCTTTGCTAGCAAAACAATGCGTAGTGAATCATTTGGGATTGAAACATATAGCCCTTATCAAGATAAGGACTTAGAGGATACTACTTTATTTGATGGTGGAGATTTAGAGTTAAGCTTCGGAAATACGTCTAGAGCTTTAGGACAAATTGAAGCATTTACTGATCAGGTTCTTGCAGACGGAAAGATCCCCTGTATGATCGGTGGCGAACATTTAGTCACGTTAGGTACTGTTAGATCTATGGTAAAACAATATCCTGATTTACATGTCATCCAATTTGATGCTCATACAGACTTACGTGACGATTATCTTGAAGAATCTCTTTCCCATGCAACGGTAATTCGCAGAGTTTGGGATTTACTTGGAGACGATAAAATTTTTCAATTTGGTATTCGCTCTGGAGACCGCAGTGAATTTAAATGGGGAAAAGGTCATGTCTACACAAATAAATTTAACTTCAATGGATTAGAGAATGTTGTTGAAAAACTACAAGGGAAACCTGTGTATCTTACGATTGATTTAGATGTCCTTGATCCCTCGGTTTTCCCTGGAACAGGTACACCTGAAGCAGGTGGTGTTAGTTTTATGGAGCTTCTAAATGCAATTTTAACAGTAAGCAATCTTAATATTGTCGGCTGTGACGTGAATGAGCTATCGCCAGTCTATGATCAGAGCGGCGTTTCTACAGCTGTCGCATGCAAAGTGCTACGGGAATTACTTTTGGCTATTGAATCAAAATAA
- a CDS encoding NUDIX hydrolase: MKTKNNGFAFLEFITIKEIELQNYPPLAGSYAVIKCEGKYLLCYNIFRKQWELPAGRREADESPKECAIRELSEETGQIVTDLVFKGLLNVKNTMNGNVKYNPVYFSSIDQLQPFVENEETSEIKLWNFDEELGCIDEIDVRILDYV; the protein is encoded by the coding sequence TTGAAAACAAAAAATAATGGATTTGCATTCCTTGAATTTATTACGATAAAGGAAATAGAGTTACAGAATTATCCCCCATTAGCTGGCTCTTATGCTGTTATAAAATGTGAAGGGAAATATCTTCTTTGTTATAATATTTTCCGAAAACAATGGGAATTACCTGCTGGCCGAAGAGAAGCTGATGAAAGTCCAAAAGAATGTGCGATAAGAGAGCTTTCGGAAGAAACCGGACAAATAGTCACCGATTTAGTATTTAAAGGTTTATTAAATGTAAAAAATACAATGAATGGAAACGTTAAATATAATCCAGTATACTTCTCCAGCATTGATCAATTACAACCATTTGTAGAGAATGAGGAAACATCAGAAATAAAGTTATGGAACTTTGATGAAGAACTAGGTTGTATTGATGAAATAGATGTAAGGATTTTAGATTATGTTTAA
- the speE gene encoding polyamine aminopropyltransferase, with amino-acid sequence MNLWYTEDHSSNVRFSMKVEKQHFTGKSEFQKIDILETLEFGKILTLDSLVMLTEKDEFIYHEMITHVAIATNPMIRKVLVIGAGDGGTIRELTKYPSIEHIDMVEIDKMVVDVCKEYLPQTASKLDDPRVKLHYEDGLKFIRNKENEYDLIIVDSTDPFGPGEGLFTKEFYGNCFHALAEDGILVNQHESPFYAEDAASMKRAHQRIIKYFPICKVYQFHMPTYPSGHWLFGFASKKFHPIQDLDAARWNELGLKTKYYNTDIHVGAFALPNYVKEQLEDVE; translated from the coding sequence ATGAATTTATGGTATACAGAGGATCATTCGTCTAATGTTCGATTTTCAATGAAGGTCGAAAAACAGCATTTTACAGGAAAAAGTGAATTTCAAAAGATTGATATTTTGGAAACTCTAGAATTCGGAAAAATCCTTACGCTTGACAGCTTGGTAATGCTAACTGAAAAAGACGAGTTTATCTATCATGAAATGATTACTCATGTGGCAATTGCAACCAATCCGATGATAAGAAAAGTTTTAGTTATTGGAGCGGGTGATGGTGGTACGATTCGTGAATTAACTAAATATCCATCCATTGAGCATATTGATATGGTTGAAATTGATAAAATGGTCGTCGATGTCTGCAAGGAATATTTACCACAGACGGCATCAAAACTAGATGATCCAAGGGTGAAACTCCACTATGAAGATGGACTGAAGTTTATTCGAAATAAGGAAAATGAATATGATTTAATTATTGTAGATTCTACTGATCCATTTGGCCCTGGTGAAGGATTGTTTACAAAAGAATTTTATGGGAATTGTTTCCATGCCCTGGCTGAAGATGGGATTCTAGTAAATCAGCATGAAAGTCCATTTTATGCTGAAGACGCAGCAAGTATGAAAAGAGCACATCAACGGATTATAAAGTATTTTCCAATTTGCAAAGTGTATCAGTTTCATATGCCTACCTACCCTTCTGGTCACTGGCTCTTTGGCTTCGCATCTAAAAAGTTTCATCCGATTCAAGATTTAGATGCAGCTAGATGGAATGAACTTGGATTGAAAACTAAATATTACAATACAGATATCCATGTAGGCGCGTTTGCCCTTCCAAACTATGTAAAGGAGCAGTTGGAAGATGTTGAATAA
- a CDS encoding metallophosphoesterase, which yields MLHIVNKKINHEKRVVVISDIHGDLKLLEKLLSRIEYNEQDVLVINGDLCEKGPNSLGVVRYIMNLSTKSHQVYVTQGNCDILINHIFNENDSILGYMKKQKHSILNEMLEEQDRCLNDFSSFKELSTFYRNHFANEIDWLLSLPTAIETENYIIIHAGIENIENWKETNINFALSTPGFYEKGHQANKLVIVGHWPVTNYTATSISHHNPIIDMNKRIICLDGGNRVKSDGQINALIIEEDFYRHTYTDHLKEIREIKQNYSAPEGFVGTVTYPNYHLKKLVQEEYFTLCENVNLGIHQWIKNEYIREQKDGIYCKDDLSTTLLSVKVGDSVAIIDNSCKAFVLVKKNGQVGWIPKTCI from the coding sequence ATGCTACACATTGTAAATAAAAAGATAAATCACGAGAAACGAGTCGTGGTAATTTCAGATATTCATGGGGACCTAAAACTTCTTGAAAAGTTATTAAGCCGTATAGAATACAATGAACAAGATGTTCTTGTTATTAATGGAGATCTGTGTGAAAAAGGTCCAAATAGCCTAGGTGTTGTGCGTTATATCATGAATCTATCAACAAAATCACATCAGGTATATGTAACGCAAGGTAACTGTGATATTTTAATAAATCATATATTCAACGAAAATGATAGTATTTTAGGCTATATGAAAAAACAGAAACATTCAATTTTAAATGAAATGCTAGAAGAGCAAGACAGGTGTCTAAATGACTTTTCGTCTTTTAAGGAATTAAGTACTTTTTATCGTAATCATTTTGCCAATGAAATTGATTGGCTACTAAGTCTTCCCACAGCCATTGAGACAGAAAATTATATTATTATCCATGCTGGAATTGAAAATATTGAAAACTGGAAAGAAACGAATATAAACTTTGCATTATCTACGCCAGGTTTTTATGAGAAAGGGCACCAAGCAAATAAGCTAGTTATCGTTGGCCATTGGCCAGTAACCAATTATACAGCAACTTCCATTAGCCACCACAATCCAATTATTGATATGAATAAACGAATTATTTGTTTAGATGGGGGAAATCGGGTAAAGTCTGACGGACAAATTAACGCATTAATTATAGAAGAAGATTTTTACAGGCATACATACACGGATCATTTAAAGGAAATAAGAGAAATAAAACAAAACTATAGTGCTCCAGAAGGTTTCGTCGGGACAGTCACTTATCCAAATTATCATTTGAAAAAGCTAGTTCAAGAGGAATACTTTACGTTATGTGAAAATGTAAACCTAGGAATTCATCAGTGGATAAAAAATGAGTATATACGAGAGCAAAAGGATGGTATATATTGCAAAGATGATTTAAGTACAACTTTGCTTTCAGTAAAAGTTGGCGATAGCGTTGCTATTATCGATAATAGCTGCAAAGCATTTGTTCTTGTAAAAAAGAACGGACAAGTAGGGTGGATTCCGAAAACTTGCATTTAA
- a CDS encoding GNAT family N-acetyltransferase, translating to MNPLLLDFPEVFETKRLIIRMPKPGDGKAVYNAIIASKPELMQWMPFAQNEQSETDVEVNIREAHISFLKREDLRLLVFLKETGEFIASSELHRINWSIPKFEIGYWIDTRYRGKGYMTEAVQGIVDFAFKELKARRLEIRCDSKNLKSRAIPEKTGFILEGILKYDDLSANATKLRDTCIYARFKN from the coding sequence ATGAATCCTTTACTACTTGATTTCCCAGAAGTATTCGAGACAAAACGATTAATCATTCGGATGCCTAAACCAGGTGATGGCAAGGCAGTGTATAATGCTATCATTGCTTCTAAACCGGAACTAATGCAATGGATGCCTTTTGCACAGAACGAACAATCGGAGACGGATGTGGAAGTAAATATTAGAGAAGCACATATAAGCTTTTTGAAGAGAGAGGATTTGAGGCTACTTGTTTTTTTAAAAGAAACAGGTGAATTTATTGCATCTTCTGAATTACATAGAATAAACTGGTCGATTCCAAAGTTTGAAATTGGTTACTGGATTGATACCCGGTACAGGGGAAAAGGATATATGACAGAAGCTGTGCAAGGTATTGTAGATTTTGCTTTTAAAGAACTAAAGGCACGAAGGTTAGAAATACGTTGTGACTCAAAAAACTTGAAAAGCAGAGCAATTCCAGAAAAAACAGGATTTATTTTGGAAGGAATCTTAAAATACGATGACTTATCAGCCAATGCTACTAAATTAAGAGATACCTGTATATATGCAAGATTTAAAAATTAG